Proteins co-encoded in one Polaromonas vacuolata genomic window:
- the hemB gene encoding porphobilinogen synthase, with protein MTIHASNFASFPMGRPRRLRRDSFTRNLVRENALSAHDLIYPVFVTDGQNQRAAVASMPGVERLSLDLLLPVARECVELGIPVLALFPVIDASLKTYDGVEATNPDGLIPRVVRELKKQFPELGVMTDVALDPFTTHGQDGLPDENGYILNEETVAMLTRQALCQAEAGVDIIAPSDMMDGRIAAIRRALEENKFIHTRIMAYSAKYASAFYGPFRDAVGSAATLGKADKKAYQMDPGNSDEALREVAMDIAEGADMVMVKPGMPYLDVVRRVKDEFGIPTFAYQVSGEYAMLKAAAINGWLDHDAVMMESLLAFKRAGADGVLTYFAIDAARKLRQA; from the coding sequence ATGACCATACATGCATCAAACTTCGCTTCTTTCCCCATGGGCCGTCCGCGTCGCCTGCGCCGCGACAGCTTCACCCGCAACTTGGTTAGAGAAAATGCGCTCAGCGCACACGACCTGATTTACCCGGTATTTGTCACCGACGGTCAAAACCAGCGCGCAGCGGTGGCCTCCATGCCCGGCGTCGAACGCCTGAGCTTGGACTTGTTGCTACCAGTGGCTCGCGAATGCGTGGAACTCGGCATTCCTGTGCTGGCTTTATTTCCGGTTATTGATGCTTCACTCAAAACGTATGACGGCGTTGAAGCGACCAATCCCGACGGCTTAATACCGCGGGTTGTGCGCGAGCTTAAAAAGCAATTTCCCGAACTCGGCGTGATGACAGACGTCGCCCTAGACCCCTTCACCACCCACGGCCAAGACGGTCTACCGGATGAAAACGGTTACATCCTTAACGAAGAAACCGTTGCCATGCTGACACGCCAAGCGCTGTGCCAAGCCGAGGCCGGCGTAGACATCATCGCGCCCAGCGACATGATGGATGGCCGCATCGCAGCGATTCGCCGCGCATTGGAAGAAAATAAATTCATACACACCCGAATCATGGCCTACAGCGCCAAATACGCCAGTGCCTTTTACGGCCCTTTTAGAGATGCAGTGGGCTCTGCCGCCACACTGGGAAAAGCCGACAAAAAAGCCTACCAAATGGATCCGGGTAACTCAGACGAAGCACTACGCGAAGTGGCGATGGACATTGCCGAAGGCGCGGACATGGTGATGGTCAAGCCCGGCATGCCTTACCTCGACGTGGTGCGGCGCGTGAAAGACGAATTCGGCATTCCCACCTTTGCCTACCAAGTCAGCGGCGAATACGCCATGCTAAAGGCCGCCGCCATCAACGGCTGGTTAGACCACGATGCAGTGATGATGGAGAGTTTGCTGGCTTTTAAACGCGCCGGTGCCGATGGTGTGCTGACTTATTTCGCCATCGACGCGGCACGAAAACTGCGCCAAGCCTAA
- a CDS encoding (2Fe-2S) ferredoxin domain-containing protein has translation MTLISATSVPTNISSTPANEPTSYYERHIFFCLNQRKPGEECCSGQAAQQAFDRCKQQVKLAGLSGPGQVRVNKAGCLDRCAAGPVAVVYPEAVWYSYVDEADIDEIVESHLKNGQVVERLLTPPHLGR, from the coding sequence ATGACTTTAATCAGCGCCACTAGCGTTCCAACCAACATTTCAAGTACGCCCGCGAACGAGCCGACCTCGTATTACGAGCGACATATTTTCTTCTGTCTGAACCAGCGCAAACCCGGCGAAGAATGCTGCTCTGGCCAAGCTGCGCAGCAGGCTTTTGACCGCTGCAAGCAGCAGGTCAAACTCGCTGGCTTGTCAGGCCCAGGCCAAGTCAGGGTTAATAAAGCCGGCTGCCTTGACCGCTGCGCCGCTGGACCGGTGGCGGTGGTTTATCCCGAGGCGGTTTGGTATAGCTATGTGGACGAGGCCGACATCGATGAGATCGTCGAGTCGCATTTGAAAAATGGTCAGGTCGTCGAACGCTTGCTCACACCGCCGCATCTTGGTCGTTAA
- a CDS encoding alpha/beta hydrolase codes for MNAQTQKLVIPGAAGAIEAALDLPPAGQINRGVAVIAHPHPLFSGSMDNKVVQTLARAFAQSGWTAVRFNFRGVGGSAGEHDEGRGECEDLLAVVNHVAPAGALCLAGFSFGAFVTTHAFASLLAVREIEKLVLVGTSVSRAPAAAIDAAAHLKTLVLHGEQDDVVALSAVLDWARPQALPVTVVPGCGHFFHGQLPLLKNLVLRHLAVPSATS; via the coding sequence TTGAACGCTCAGACCCAAAAACTTGTCATTCCCGGCGCTGCTGGCGCGATAGAAGCGGCACTCGATTTACCGCCTGCAGGCCAGATTAATCGCGGCGTGGCGGTGATTGCCCATCCGCACCCTCTTTTTAGCGGCAGCATGGACAACAAGGTGGTGCAGACGCTGGCACGCGCTTTTGCCCAATCCGGCTGGACCGCTGTGCGCTTTAATTTTCGCGGTGTAGGTGGCTCTGCTGGTGAGCATGACGAGGGCCGCGGCGAATGCGAAGACCTGCTGGCAGTCGTTAATCATGTCGCTCCTGCAGGCGCTCTGTGTCTGGCTGGTTTTTCGTTCGGCGCTTTTGTAACCACACATGCATTTGCAAGCCTGCTCGCTGTGCGTGAGATTGAAAAACTGGTACTGGTTGGCACCAGCGTTAGCCGCGCGCCAGCCGCTGCAATTGATGCTGCTGCACACCTCAAAACTTTGGTGTTGCATGGCGAGCAAGATGATGTCGTGGCCTTGTCTGCTGTGCTCGATTGGGCTAGGCCACAGGCACTTCCTGTTACGGTTGTACCCGGTTGTGGACACTTCTTTCATGGACAATTGCCCTTGCTGAAGAATTTGGTGCTGCGCCACTTGGCCGTGCCTTCTGCGACCTCTTAG
- a CDS encoding VanZ family protein — protein sequence MSTPLAPVSAHSAEQGSTAFLLALFCIGVIVYASLYPFNEWRDQGISPLHFLFAALPKYWTGFDVGINILGYAPLGFLLALFFMRRFAWPVSLALLTGGLLSLCMESLQSYLPSRVPSNVDLMLNTLGAWLGGCCAWLLQKTGVLDQLKRFRARWFSFDARGALVLLVLWPVALLFPAPVPLGLGQVFERLEVAVAEFLEDTPFLVWMPMRNLDLRPLVPGVELLCVALGALIPCLLAYSVITTVRQRAAFALLMLCAGLAASGLSAALSFGPTHAWAWLDLPVQIGFGLSLLLALLALRLSRRMAVAIALLALVTHLALLNQAPASAYFAQTLQTWEQGRFIRFNGLAQWLGWAWPFLALLYLLARLSRRGSAR from the coding sequence ATTTCTACTCCGCTCGCCCCCGTATCGGCTCATTCGGCCGAGCAGGGAAGTACGGCTTTTTTGTTGGCGCTGTTTTGTATTGGCGTGATTGTTTATGCCAGTCTTTATCCGTTCAACGAGTGGCGTGACCAAGGCATTTCTCCGCTGCATTTTTTGTTCGCTGCGCTGCCCAAATACTGGACTGGCTTTGATGTGGGGATCAACATCTTGGGCTATGCGCCGCTGGGCTTTTTGTTAGCGCTTTTTTTCATGCGCCGCTTTGCTTGGCCAGTCAGCTTGGCGTTGCTCACGGGCGGTTTGCTCTCGCTTTGCATGGAGTCATTGCAAAGTTATTTGCCGTCACGCGTTCCCTCAAATGTGGACTTAATGCTCAATACGCTAGGCGCTTGGTTGGGCGGCTGCTGTGCTTGGCTGCTGCAAAAAACCGGTGTGCTCGATCAATTGAAGCGTTTTCGTGCGCGCTGGTTTTCGTTTGATGCGCGTGGCGCTTTGGTGCTGCTTGTGCTCTGGCCGGTGGCTTTGCTGTTTCCCGCACCCGTGCCGCTGGGTTTAGGTCAGGTTTTTGAACGCCTTGAAGTTGCCGTCGCTGAATTTTTAGAAGACACACCTTTTTTAGTTTGGATGCCCATGCGCAACCTTGATCTGCGGCCGTTAGTGCCTGGTGTTGAGTTGTTGTGTGTGGCCTTGGGTGCCCTGATTCCCTGCTTGCTGGCCTACAGCGTCATCACCACGGTTCGTCAACGTGCGGCTTTTGCGTTGTTGATGTTGTGTGCCGGTCTAGCGGCGTCCGGCCTGTCCGCCGCGCTGAGTTTCGGTCCGACGCACGCTTGGGCTTGGTTGGATTTACCGGTTCAAATTGGGTTCGGTTTGTCGCTGTTGCTGGCGTTGTTGGCTTTGCGCTTGTCTCGGCGAATGGCCGTAGCAATTGCACTGCTGGCGCTGGTGACGCATTTGGCCTTGCTGAATCAGGCACCCGCCAGCGCCTACTTCGCACAAACACTGCAAACTTGGGAGCAAGGCCGTTTCATACGCTTTAACGGATTGGCGCAGTGGCTGGGTTGGGCCTGGCCTTTTCTTGCCTTACTCTATCTGTTGGCGCGGCTCTCGCGGCGCGGTAGTGCGCGTTGA
- a CDS encoding 2-hydroxychromene-2-carboxylate isomerase, producing MITSIDYYFTPQSPWAYFGHARFTKMAQASKASLRVRPVDFGRVFPISGGLPLGKRAPQRQAYRLLEMQRFSEQLAVPMNLQPDFFPVQSDAAARLIIAVDLHDGASAAMQISAALFSAVWVQQRNIADAIVLAELLADVQAQYDANTDAAIAAGVFGAPSYVLDGELFWGQDRLDFVARRLNAGD from the coding sequence GGCCATGCGCGGTTTACAAAAATGGCGCAGGCATCCAAGGCTAGTTTGCGTGTGCGGCCAGTCGATTTCGGTCGTGTCTTTCCCATCTCTGGTGGCCTGCCTTTGGGCAAACGCGCACCGCAGCGCCAAGCCTATCGACTGCTAGAGATGCAACGCTTTTCTGAGCAGCTCGCTGTGCCTATGAATTTGCAACCGGACTTTTTCCCGGTTCAAAGCGATGCCGCTGCGCGCTTGATTATTGCCGTTGATTTGCATGACGGCGCGTCAGCGGCGATGCAAATTAGCGCGGCTTTGTTTTCTGCCGTTTGGGTTCAGCAGCGCAATATTGCCGATGCAATAGTTCTGGCTGAATTGTTAGCCGATGTCCAAGCGCAATACGACGCCAATACCGACGCGGCTATCGCCGCCGGTGTGTTTGGTGCACCCAGTTATGTGCTCGATGGTGAGCTGTTCTGGGGTCAAGACAGGCTTGATTTTGTTGCCCGGCGTTTGAATGCGGGCGACTAA
- a CDS encoding magnesium transporter CorA family protein, whose protein sequence is MRVFHITANSHLISETNMLPLQLPPQGFVWIACARREFEVLQSQMQTCLQNLCGTQLFDLHVADLLNNQLPSHYDYTSQYDVLVFRRLAAGQSEADMASPGQPLHTRSKRGGPPVLKRIDTSPVGFAVFDNLLLTVHPTECSVRDAYALRLLNASSAESRASGVKLPSSPADLMLRVVNQMVDGYLELRRELTRQMDHWQSELLNPNTRFNNWNAIMDARLALHQLDEICEDQRAAVQDWIDSVETWPDIDTPVSRRERELLKVRSRDVLEHIERVVHHVRRMEQSAETAVQMHFSAQSHRTNDIMRTLTAVTAIFLPLNLITGFFGMNFEFMPVIHSSAGFWVTFTAMVLIVLVVLLLFVRNQYLAKAQR, encoded by the coding sequence ATGCGCGTTTTTCACATCACAGCCAATAGTCATCTCATTAGCGAGACTAATATGTTGCCGCTGCAACTCCCACCGCAAGGCTTTGTCTGGATTGCCTGTGCACGCCGGGAGTTCGAGGTTTTGCAGTCGCAGATGCAAACCTGTCTGCAAAATCTATGCGGCACGCAACTCTTTGATTTGCATGTCGCAGACCTGCTCAACAACCAGTTGCCTTCACATTACGACTACACCTCGCAATACGATGTACTGGTGTTTCGTCGCCTCGCAGCCGGCCAATCTGAAGCCGACATGGCCAGCCCCGGCCAGCCCCTGCATACCCGCAGCAAACGCGGTGGCCCGCCGGTGCTCAAGCGCATAGACACCAGCCCGGTTGGCTTTGCCGTCTTCGACAATCTGCTGCTAACCGTCCACCCCACAGAATGCAGCGTGCGCGATGCCTATGCGCTGCGCCTGCTCAATGCGAGCAGCGCCGAGTCGCGCGCCAGCGGCGTTAAGCTGCCCAGCAGTCCGGCGGATTTAATGCTTCGTGTGGTCAATCAAATGGTCGACGGTTACTTGGAATTACGCCGCGAACTCACACGTCAGATGGACCATTGGCAAAGCGAGCTGCTCAACCCGAACACGCGCTTTAACAACTGGAACGCCATCATGGATGCGCGCTTAGCGCTGCACCAGCTCGACGAGATCTGCGAAGACCAACGTGCAGCAGTGCAAGACTGGATAGATTCAGTCGAGACATGGCCTGACATCGATACGCCAGTCAGTCGGCGCGAACGCGAATTACTAAAAGTGCGCTCCCGCGATGTGCTCGAACACATAGAACGCGTGGTTCACCATGTGCGGCGTATGGAGCAAAGTGCAGAGACCGCCGTGCAAATGCACTTTAGCGCGCAAAGCCACCGCACCAACGACATCATGCGAACTCTCACAGCGGTAACAGCCATTTTTTTACCCCTCAATTTGATCACCGGTTTTTTCGGTATGAACTTTGAGTTCATGCCAGTGATCCATTCGTCCGCAGGCTTTTGGGTTACGTTTACCGCAATGGTGCTCATCGTTTTGGTTGTATTGCTGCTATTTGTGCGCAATCAATACTTAGCAAAAGCCCAGCGTTAG
- a CDS encoding dienelactone hydrolase family protein: MGNFVELKSADGFVFPAYVAQAAGASKGAVVVLQEIFGVNSHIQQVSDRLAAQGYLVVAPATFERVKPGVDLGYTEADMHAGIALKSAVESLPAKGVMPDIQAAIDYAAKTSGGKVAIMGFCWGGLLTWRSACTLTGLSAAVPYYGGGMVAPAEIALQPKCAVLAHFSDRDHSVPMEGVEAFKAAQPQVQSFVYSADHGFNCDHRGAYDEAAATAAQQRTLAFLAEKLA, encoded by the coding sequence ATGGGTAATTTTGTAGAACTCAAGTCCGCAGACGGTTTCGTTTTTCCGGCTTATGTGGCTCAAGCAGCAGGCGCATCAAAAGGCGCAGTCGTGGTGCTGCAAGAAATTTTTGGTGTCAATTCACACATCCAACAAGTCAGCGATCGCTTGGCTGCACAGGGCTACTTGGTTGTAGCGCCGGCGACTTTTGAACGCGTTAAACCCGGCGTTGATCTGGGCTACACCGAAGCCGACATGCATGCCGGTATTGCACTGAAATCTGCTGTGGAGTCATTGCCAGCAAAAGGCGTGATGCCGGACATCCAAGCCGCCATTGATTACGCGGCTAAAACCAGCGGCGGCAAAGTCGCCATCATGGGTTTTTGCTGGGGCGGTTTGCTTACCTGGCGTTCGGCTTGCACCTTGACCGGTCTATCCGCTGCCGTGCCTTATTACGGCGGCGGCATGGTGGCACCGGCTGAAATTGCATTGCAACCAAAGTGCGCGGTGTTAGCGCATTTCAGCGACCGTGATCACTCGGTACCGATGGAAGGTGTGGAGGCTTTCAAAGCTGCGCAACCGCAGGTTCAAAGCTTTGTCTACAGCGCTGACCACGGTTTTAATTGTGATCACCGCGGTGCTTACGACGAGGCGGCGGCAACTGCGGCGCAGCAGCGCACATTGGCTTTCTTGGCTGAAAAACTGGCCTAA
- a CDS encoding CopD family protein, producing the protein MLWVKSLHIVFIASWFAGLLYLPRIFVNLAMVSPSSVAERDRLLLMARKLLRFTTLLAYPALAFGLWLWLGYGIGRGPGNGWMHAKLAAVLLALAYHFYCAQLLKDFIANRNQRGHVWFRWFNEAPVVLLLIIVVLVVVKPF; encoded by the coding sequence ATGCTCTGGGTTAAATCACTTCACATCGTTTTTATTGCCAGCTGGTTTGCTGGTCTTCTTTACCTGCCTCGTATTTTTGTGAACCTAGCCATGGTCTCGCCAAGCAGCGTGGCTGAGCGTGACCGTTTGCTCTTAATGGCGCGTAAACTGCTGCGCTTTACTACCTTGTTGGCCTATCCTGCGCTGGCTTTCGGCCTTTGGCTTTGGCTTGGTTACGGTATCGGTCGTGGACCGGGTAATGGTTGGATGCACGCCAAGTTGGCGGCTGTGCTACTGGCGCTGGCCTACCATTTTTATTGCGCGCAATTGCTCAAAGACTTCATCGCCAACCGTAATCAGCGCGGTCATGTCTGGTTTCGCTGGTTTAACGAGGCGCCGGTGGTGTTGCTGCTAATCATTGTGGTGTTGGTGGTCGTTAAGCCCTTTTAG